The Arachis hypogaea cultivar Tifrunner chromosome 14, arahy.Tifrunner.gnm2.J5K5, whole genome shotgun sequence DNA window GCACTGACACTTTACCTCTTGTGATACTACGTCATAGGTGACGACAAACTTGTTAAATGTGGAGTTGAAAACCTGCTCTACAACTTCGTATGTTGTGAAACTTAGGGTGAAATGCATTGATCTTGTGATACAGTTTACTTTACCTCTGAATTGAGCTTGAACTTCCCTAACCATCTCGTGGGTATACACATGCTGAAACTGTGCCTCTATTGCTGATTTTGTTGCGCACGGTATCACagtgtgaaaatctgcagcatcgaattctctctctttttGCTCTCTACTTGCTAGGCAATTGTCATATTGCTTCACAAATTGTCTCAGGGAGCTGTTCCATATGATaaacttgttgaaaaatgaatgcatgctctcgctcctttgtgtgcttctcatcccggcccagaagtggtgatccaagtAAACTGAAATCCATATATGCCGATCCTCATACAGCTCTGCATAACAAACCGAACCAATAAGGTGTGGTGAACTGAAAACAGTGCATGTTTTGAAAATAATTCGAATTGAAACCTCAATTACTTGAAAGCCACTTGTTCCCTCCAAGGCCGTACTTTGTGAGGAAATCGTTCCAGTTTCTATCAAATGTGTCTTTTATGTatgagttccaaacaacatggctcatctCTTGTTCAATTTCATCGTGTCGCTTGTAACCGTTTAGTTTGTGtgggatcttcttcatgatgtacCAGATGCACCACCGGTGAATTATTGTTGGCATGCACAGCTCAATTGCGCTTTGAATCGATGCGCATTGATCagtaagaatgccttttggtgccTTCCCTCCCATGCAACGTAGACAACACTCAAatagccatttgaatgattggatgtcctcatttttcatcaGCGCGCATCCGAGAAGTGTCGACTGGCCGTCGTGATTCATGCCCACAAAAGAACCTAAAACCAGATTGTACCTAGATAAATAAGTGCACCCAGACCATGGTGAACCAAAAGATGTACATGCACTGAACATGAAAATATATGTGACTGAACGGAATACCTGTTTGTGTTATAGGTAGCGTCGAATGAAACcacatctccgaaatactcaaatgCGGCCctacttcttgcatcggcccagaATGCATGTTTAATGCAGTGATTGCCTTCAAGGTTGAGCTCAAAGAAGAaattttggttcttctctttcattcttagtaggtacttcccaaattctttggcatcgtCTTCTTTGAAAATATTCTGTACTTCCCTTGTGATGTAATTTCTCAcgtctttttctataaaacttaGTTCACGGTGGCTGCTAGCTGCTgccacaaatgattggtaagttttgctcggTCTGATTCCAGCCTCCTTGTGGGTTTTGATGGTGTAACGCACAAACATGATAAGCTccctgtgttgtttgagcatctctgcccgGTCTGGACAGCAAGGATGTGAGTGATTCAGAATGACTTTGGAAATTGTCCAAAGACAGACGTCCTTCATTATGTGTACATATATCCTAGCTGGACAGTTTAACCCGGCCGAGGGGTTTGTCTTCAGAGTTGGAGATATCTTGGATTTTCACCTCCCCTCTCTGGTGCATacgattagttgattcttaattttgTCTCCATCCCGAGTCATAttccttattttggtagaaaaaccGGCAAGTTTGGAATAATGTTTATAGAACTTTGCAGCTTCTTCTAGTATCTTAAAAATTATCCCTACCTTTGGGACAAATTTTTCATCCACAACACAGCTGGTCTGCACGGTGAACCGAAAACGTCATTACGGTGAAACAATTATTTAGTACTTAGTGAATAAAACATAatacagtatatatatatttctctaATCTTTTTTACAAACTCCTTTCTGCATACCGAACCGAACACGTATTCATGATGAAGAAACtttatagtactgagtgaacgagtactgagtgaacgaaacataatccagtgtattaaaataaattcaaactcCTTTATGCTTACCAAACTGAACAGTTACTCACAATGAAAGAATTGTATAGTACTTAGTGAACGAATCATAATGCATTATACAAAAGCAAATTTGAAACACCTCTGTCTACAATTtagatattatcaattcaattcagagtCAAAAACACCTACGTCCATtgaattcaatttaaataaaattaacaatcctattccattcaattcgattcaaaattaaataatccaaacctcatcaGCATGATTCGTTTCAGAAGAATAAACCAGATCgttctcattcaactgatttgaagttgaatcattcattgatTCCATTCAGAATTGtaaatcgaagaagaagaagaacgacgaaGAAGAAGATAACGCGAACAGAGGAGAACGACGAAGCttattaggttgaagaagaagaagaagaacgtgagcagagaagaagacgaagaacaAAAATGCGAGAAGAGGTTtatgttgagaaaggtttatcaCGCAGCAGGTTAAAGCAAAAGGTTTACGTTGAAAAATGTTTATCACGCAGCATAAAATTTACGTTATATGAGGCGCATGTATAACAAACGATTGAGGGAGGGGAGAACGCGTGTGTTAAGGAGGTTACTTAGATAGCTTGAATGAAAAAATTACATGGATGtacaatttttctaaaaaaaaaaaaaatcacatgttCTTCGAATTTGGTTGCAGGGTGCTTGGTTTCTACTTCAATATATAGAACCTAG harbors:
- the LOC140178650 gene encoding protein FAR-RED IMPAIRED RESPONSE 1-like translates to MKEKNQNFFFELNLEGNHCIKHAFWADARSRAAFEYFGDVVSFDATYNTNRYNLVLGSFVGMNHDGQSTLLGCALMKNEDIQSFKWLFECCLRCMGGKAPKGILTDQCASIQSAIELCMPTIIHRWCIWYIMKKIPHKLNGYKRHDEIEQEMSHVVWNSYIKDTFDRNWNDFLTKYGLGGNKWLSSN